Proteins from a genomic interval of Dermacentor variabilis isolate Ectoservices chromosome 8, ASM5094787v1, whole genome shotgun sequence:
- the LOC142589746 gene encoding methyltransferase-like protein 22 isoform X3 — protein MTFQVGSNEKVTQSRLPVKWDVDIKVVDPGHLTLDEDGDLELSRAGRSTQVLLDHCPATTLPTVGLQVWKAALVMSDFLLYRGRELLQGKGVVELGSGVGLCGIVAAAFADYVFCTDAWDEVLHLCQRNLDQNEDFYDALDMRQCPTRVRCLDWTKGLPQMQTPEGAFAWSAEDSDDFEKAGIFLAADVVYDDRLTDCLFELLLKTVTRGNQTVYISLEKRVNFTLEDLDAASPSHIHFVQWLKKLQELGWKVRIVNLLSVPQYFGSYSRDSYLELWELRPR, from the exons ATGACTTTTCAAGTCGGTTCCAATGAGAAAG TGACCCAATCACGGCTGCCCGTCAAGTGGGATGTGGACATCAAAGTGGTTGACCCTGGTCACTTGACGTTGGACGAAGATGGAGACCTTGAACTGTCTAGGGCTGGTAGGAGCACGCAAGTACTCTTAG ATCACTGCCCTGCAACAACGTTGCCCACTGTCGGACTACAG GTTTGGAAGGCTGCGTTGGTGATGTCGGACTTTCTGCTGTACCGCGGGAGGGAGCTCTTGCAGGGAAAAGGGGTCGTCGAACTGGGAAGTGGCGTCGGACTGTGCGGCATTGTGGCCGCCGCGTTCGCCGACTACGTCTTCTGTACTG ATGCCTGGGATGAAGTTCTACATCTGTGTCAAAGAAACCTGGACCAGAATGAAGACTTCTACGATGCTCTCGACATGAGGCAGTGCCCCACTAGGGTCAGGTGCTTGGATTGGACAAAAGGGCTGCCACAAATGCAGACTCCAGAAGGCGCCTTTGCCTGGTCTGCGGAAGACTCGGACGACTTTGAAAAAGCAGGAATCTTTCTGGCCGCTGACG TGGTGTACGATGACCGCCTGACTGACTGCCTCTTTGAACTGTTGCTCAAGACCGTCACCAGGGGTAACCAGACGGTCTACATTTCCCTGGAAAAGAG GGTGAATTTTACTCTAGAAGACCTGGATGCTGCGAGTCCATCTCACATCCACTTCGTGCAGTGGTTGAAAAAATTGCAAGAGCTTGGCTGGAAAGTTCGCATCGTCAACCTTTTGAGCGTGCCGCAGTACTTTGGCAGCTACAGCAGAGACTCGTATTTG GAACTGTGGGAGCTAAGGCCACGCTGA
- the LOC142589746 gene encoding methyltransferase-like protein 22 isoform X2, translating into MGNKKFCYPRKQRKLTQSRLPVKWDVDIKVVDPGHLTLDEDGDLELSRAGRSTQVLLDHCPATTLPTVGLQVWKAALVMSDFLLYRGRELLQGKGVVELGSGVGLCGIVAAAFADYVFCTDAWDEVLHLCQRNLDQNEDFYDALDMRQCPTRVRCLDWTKGLPQMQTPEGAFAWSAEDSDDFEKAGIFLAADVVYDDRLTDCLFELLLKTVTRGNQTVYISLEKRVNFTLEDLDAASPSHIHFVQWLKKLQELGWKVRIVNLLSVPQYFGSYSRDSYLELWELRPR; encoded by the exons atgggaaacaAAAAGTTTTGCTATCCACGTAAACAGCGAAAGC TGACCCAATCACGGCTGCCCGTCAAGTGGGATGTGGACATCAAAGTGGTTGACCCTGGTCACTTGACGTTGGACGAAGATGGAGACCTTGAACTGTCTAGGGCTGGTAGGAGCACGCAAGTACTCTTAG ATCACTGCCCTGCAACAACGTTGCCCACTGTCGGACTACAG GTTTGGAAGGCTGCGTTGGTGATGTCGGACTTTCTGCTGTACCGCGGGAGGGAGCTCTTGCAGGGAAAAGGGGTCGTCGAACTGGGAAGTGGCGTCGGACTGTGCGGCATTGTGGCCGCCGCGTTCGCCGACTACGTCTTCTGTACTG ATGCCTGGGATGAAGTTCTACATCTGTGTCAAAGAAACCTGGACCAGAATGAAGACTTCTACGATGCTCTCGACATGAGGCAGTGCCCCACTAGGGTCAGGTGCTTGGATTGGACAAAAGGGCTGCCACAAATGCAGACTCCAGAAGGCGCCTTTGCCTGGTCTGCGGAAGACTCGGACGACTTTGAAAAAGCAGGAATCTTTCTGGCCGCTGACG TGGTGTACGATGACCGCCTGACTGACTGCCTCTTTGAACTGTTGCTCAAGACCGTCACCAGGGGTAACCAGACGGTCTACATTTCCCTGGAAAAGAG GGTGAATTTTACTCTAGAAGACCTGGATGCTGCGAGTCCATCTCACATCCACTTCGTGCAGTGGTTGAAAAAATTGCAAGAGCTTGGCTGGAAAGTTCGCATCGTCAACCTTTTGAGCGTGCCGCAGTACTTTGGCAGCTACAGCAGAGACTCGTATTTG GAACTGTGGGAGCTAAGGCCACGCTGA
- the LOC142589746 gene encoding methyltransferase-like protein 22 isoform X4, protein MECKDHCPATTLPTVGLQVWKAALVMSDFLLYRGRELLQGKGVVELGSGVGLCGIVAAAFADYVFCTDAWDEVLHLCQRNLDQNEDFYDALDMRQCPTRVRCLDWTKGLPQMQTPEGAFAWSAEDSDDFEKAGIFLAADVVYDDRLTDCLFELLLKTVTRGNQTVYISLEKRVNFTLEDLDAASPSHIHFVQWLKKLQELGWKVRIVNLLSVPQYFGSYSRDSYLELWELRPR, encoded by the exons ATGGAATGCAAAG ATCACTGCCCTGCAACAACGTTGCCCACTGTCGGACTACAG GTTTGGAAGGCTGCGTTGGTGATGTCGGACTTTCTGCTGTACCGCGGGAGGGAGCTCTTGCAGGGAAAAGGGGTCGTCGAACTGGGAAGTGGCGTCGGACTGTGCGGCATTGTGGCCGCCGCGTTCGCCGACTACGTCTTCTGTACTG ATGCCTGGGATGAAGTTCTACATCTGTGTCAAAGAAACCTGGACCAGAATGAAGACTTCTACGATGCTCTCGACATGAGGCAGTGCCCCACTAGGGTCAGGTGCTTGGATTGGACAAAAGGGCTGCCACAAATGCAGACTCCAGAAGGCGCCTTTGCCTGGTCTGCGGAAGACTCGGACGACTTTGAAAAAGCAGGAATCTTTCTGGCCGCTGACG TGGTGTACGATGACCGCCTGACTGACTGCCTCTTTGAACTGTTGCTCAAGACCGTCACCAGGGGTAACCAGACGGTCTACATTTCCCTGGAAAAGAG GGTGAATTTTACTCTAGAAGACCTGGATGCTGCGAGTCCATCTCACATCCACTTCGTGCAGTGGTTGAAAAAATTGCAAGAGCTTGGCTGGAAAGTTCGCATCGTCAACCTTTTGAGCGTGCCGCAGTACTTTGGCAGCTACAGCAGAGACTCGTATTTG GAACTGTGGGAGCTAAGGCCACGCTGA
- the Pdi gene encoding protein disulfide isomerase encodes MISLRLISLLCCIAAISCEDYESEDGVLILKQSNFEQGIKDHKHVFVKFYSPWCGHCKAMAPDYAKAAKLLEEEGSDIKLAKVDATVESQLAEQHDVHGYPTLKFFRDGKPLEYKGGRTAEEMVRWLKKKTGPSAQPLATADEAKAFVDSAEVTVVGFFKDQTSEEAKQFLLAADAVDRHVFAITSDDVVYKELGANKDGVMLFKKFDEGKNTLDKEVTSENVQTFVQLNSLPLVVEFTHESAQNVFSGQIRQHNLLFISKKSADFKDLLENFKEAATAFRHQVLFVTIDVDDEDHERILEFFGLKKDQVPALRFIKLEGDMTRFKPETDSLKAEDIKAFVKGVLDGTIKQSLLSQELPDDWDKHPVKVVVQKNFDEVVFDKTKDVLVEFYAPWCGHCKQLAPIYDELAEKYKDRDDVLIVKMDATANELEHTKVDSFPTIKLYKKESNEVVQYNGERTLEGLSKFLDTNGEYGQAPPEEVEEEEEEEEDKEDKRRDEL; translated from the exons ATGATTTCTCTAAGATTAATCAGCTTATTGTGCTGCATAGCGGCGATCAGCTGCGAAGACTACGAGAGTGAAGACGGCGTGCTCATCCTGAAACAGAGCAACTTCGAACAGGGCATCAAGGACCACAAGCATGTGTTTGTCAAGTTCT ACTCCCCCTGGTGCGGACACTGCAAGGCCATGGCGCCCGACTACGCCAAGGCAGCCAAGCTGCTTGAGGAGGAAGGCTCGGACATCAAGCTGGCCAAGGTGGATGCCACCGTTGAGAGCCAGCTTGCCGAGCAGCACGATGTGCACGGCTACCCGACGCTGAAGTTCTTCCGCGACGGCAAGCCGCTCGAATACAAGGGTGGCCGTACGGCCGAGGAAATGGTCCGCTGGCTCAAGAAGAAGACCGGACCTTCGGCACAGCCACTTGCTACTGCCGATGAGGCCAAGGCATTCGTAGACAGCGCGGAGGTCACCGTCGTGGGCTTCTTCAAGGACCAGACTAGCGAGGAGGCAAAGCAGTTCCTACTGGCTGCGGATGCTGTCGACAGGCACGTGTTTGCCATCACCTCAGACGATGTCGTCTACAAGGAGCTGGGCGCAAACAAGGACGGAGTGATGCTCTTCAAGAAG ttcGATGAGGGCAAGAACACGCTCGACAAGGAGGTCACCTCGGAGAACGTGCAAACCTTTGTTCAGCTGAACAGCCTGCCTCTAGTTGTGGAATTCACACACGAA AGTGCTCAAAATGTGTTCAGCGGCCAGATTCGTCAGCACAACCTGCTTTTCATCAGCAAGAAGAGTGCCGACTTCAAGGACCTTCTGGAAAACTTCAAAGAGGCTGCCACTGCCTTCAGGCACCAG GTTCTTTTCGTGACAATCGACGTTGATGACGAGGACCACGAGCGTATCCTCGAGTTCTTTGGCCTCAAGAAGGACCAGGTTCCCGCCCTGCGGTTCATCAAGCTCGAGGGAGACATGACCCGCTTCAAGCCCGAGACGGACTCCCTGAAGGCCGAGGATATCAAGGCTTTCGTCAAGGGTGTGCTCGACGGCACCATCAAGCAGAGCCTGCTGTCCCAGGAGCTGCCTGACGACTGGGACAAGCACCCCGTCAAGGTGGTGGTGCAGAAGAACTTTGATGAGGTCGTCTTTGACAAGACCAAGGATGTTCTGGTTGAGTTCTATGCCCCCTGGTGCGGCCACTGCAAGCAGCTGGCGCCCATCTACGACGAGCTGGCCGAGAAGTACAAGGACCGCGATGATGTGCTCATCGTCAAGATGGACGCCACGGCCAACGAGCTCGAACACACCAAGGTTGACAGCTTCCCCACCATCAAGCTTTACAAGAAGGAAAGCAACGAG GTTGTTCAGTACAATGGCGAGCGGACACTCGAGGGTCTCTCCAAGTTCCTCGACACCAACGGCGAGTACGGCCAGGCGCCTCCTGAGGAG GTtgaagaggaagaggaggaggaagaagacaagGAGGACAAGCGGAGGGACGAACTTTGA
- the LOC142589746 gene encoding methyltransferase-like protein 22 isoform X1 — translation MQDDEIVVSEVHVDSDNIVKNDNDPLLDLMPEALRRRLQVTQSRLPVKWDVDIKVVDPGHLTLDEDGDLELSRAGRSTQVLLDHCPATTLPTVGLQVWKAALVMSDFLLYRGRELLQGKGVVELGSGVGLCGIVAAAFADYVFCTDAWDEVLHLCQRNLDQNEDFYDALDMRQCPTRVRCLDWTKGLPQMQTPEGAFAWSAEDSDDFEKAGIFLAADVVYDDRLTDCLFELLLKTVTRGNQTVYISLEKRVNFTLEDLDAASPSHIHFVQWLKKLQELGWKVRIVNLLSVPQYFGSYSRDSYLELWELRPR, via the exons ATGCAAGACGACGAGATTGTAGTCTCGGAAGTCCACGTCGACTCCGACAATATCGTCAAGAACGACAACGACCCGTTGCTCGATCTGATGCCCGAAGCTTTGAGGAGGCGGCTACAAG TGACCCAATCACGGCTGCCCGTCAAGTGGGATGTGGACATCAAAGTGGTTGACCCTGGTCACTTGACGTTGGACGAAGATGGAGACCTTGAACTGTCTAGGGCTGGTAGGAGCACGCAAGTACTCTTAG ATCACTGCCCTGCAACAACGTTGCCCACTGTCGGACTACAG GTTTGGAAGGCTGCGTTGGTGATGTCGGACTTTCTGCTGTACCGCGGGAGGGAGCTCTTGCAGGGAAAAGGGGTCGTCGAACTGGGAAGTGGCGTCGGACTGTGCGGCATTGTGGCCGCCGCGTTCGCCGACTACGTCTTCTGTACTG ATGCCTGGGATGAAGTTCTACATCTGTGTCAAAGAAACCTGGACCAGAATGAAGACTTCTACGATGCTCTCGACATGAGGCAGTGCCCCACTAGGGTCAGGTGCTTGGATTGGACAAAAGGGCTGCCACAAATGCAGACTCCAGAAGGCGCCTTTGCCTGGTCTGCGGAAGACTCGGACGACTTTGAAAAAGCAGGAATCTTTCTGGCCGCTGACG TGGTGTACGATGACCGCCTGACTGACTGCCTCTTTGAACTGTTGCTCAAGACCGTCACCAGGGGTAACCAGACGGTCTACATTTCCCTGGAAAAGAG GGTGAATTTTACTCTAGAAGACCTGGATGCTGCGAGTCCATCTCACATCCACTTCGTGCAGTGGTTGAAAAAATTGCAAGAGCTTGGCTGGAAAGTTCGCATCGTCAACCTTTTGAGCGTGCCGCAGTACTTTGGCAGCTACAGCAGAGACTCGTATTTG GAACTGTGGGAGCTAAGGCCACGCTGA